A region of Bifidobacterium adolescentis ATCC 15703 DNA encodes the following proteins:
- a CDS encoding MalY/PatB family protein, giving the protein MLERMEKQNRIFSGFDADAIDRTTAADLAEVGSDKWTRYPGCIGAFIAEMDYGLAPCIQQAIDSACDHCKLGYIPEPWKRRVAEACAGWQKSHYGWDVDPDIIRVVPDVLEAYEIFLRELVGAGNAVVVPTPAYMPFLSVPKLYDVDVIEIEMLQGTDETTGEREWLFDFNAIERAFAAGCHAFVLCNPHNPIGKVLTLAEEQRLCELAERYDVRIFNDEIHAPFVFEGRHIPYPTISKAAARQSMTATSASKSFNIPGTKCAQVLLTNPADREMWAERAEWSEHQTATIGAIATTTAYNEGDPWFQDALSYVRRNLGLFDKQMRTRFSGVGYIRPRGTYIAWLDFGPLGIDDPAAYFLEKAKVALTDGRSCGRAGAGCVRVNMAMPYPLLVDCLNRMHDALQADGLL; this is encoded by the coding sequence ATGCTGGAACGCATGGAAAAGCAGAATCGTATTTTTTCCGGCTTTGATGCCGATGCCATCGATCGCACTACCGCCGCAGATCTGGCCGAAGTCGGTTCCGACAAGTGGACCCGCTACCCCGGCTGTATCGGCGCGTTCATCGCGGAAATGGACTACGGCCTGGCGCCGTGCATCCAGCAGGCCATCGACAGCGCCTGCGACCATTGCAAACTCGGTTACATTCCCGAACCGTGGAAGCGCCGCGTGGCCGAGGCGTGCGCCGGCTGGCAGAAAAGCCACTACGGCTGGGACGTGGATCCGGACATCATCCGCGTGGTGCCGGACGTGTTGGAAGCGTACGAGATCTTCCTGCGCGAGCTGGTCGGCGCCGGCAATGCCGTGGTCGTGCCGACGCCCGCGTACATGCCGTTCCTGAGCGTGCCGAAGCTGTACGACGTCGACGTGATCGAAATCGAAATGCTTCAGGGAACCGACGAAACGACCGGCGAGCGCGAATGGCTGTTCGATTTCAACGCCATCGAACGCGCGTTCGCGGCTGGCTGCCATGCGTTCGTGCTGTGCAATCCGCACAATCCGATCGGCAAGGTGCTTACGTTGGCCGAGGAGCAGCGGCTGTGCGAGCTGGCGGAACGGTACGACGTGCGTATTTTCAATGATGAGATTCACGCGCCGTTCGTGTTCGAGGGGCGTCATATTCCGTATCCGACCATCAGCAAGGCGGCCGCGCGGCAGTCTATGACCGCTACCAGCGCGTCGAAGTCGTTCAACATTCCGGGTACGAAGTGCGCGCAGGTGCTGCTGACGAATCCGGCGGACCGTGAGATGTGGGCGGAACGTGCGGAGTGGAGCGAGCATCAGACCGCCACGATCGGTGCGATCGCCACCACCACTGCCTACAACGAGGGCGATCCGTGGTTCCAGGACGCGCTTTCCTACGTGCGACGCAATCTTGGGTTGTTCGACAAGCAGATGCGCACGCGGTTCTCGGGCGTTGGCTATATTCGCCCGCGCGGCACGTATATCGCATGGCTGGATTTCGGCCCGCTTGGCATTGACGATCCGGCCGCGTATTTCCTTGAGAAGGCGAAGGTGGCGCTGACCGACGGCCGTTCGTGCGGCCGCGCGGGAGCCGGCTGCGTGCGCGTGAACATGGCGATGCCGTATCCGCTGCTGGTGGATTGCCTCAACCGTATGCATGACGCGTTGCAGGCGGACGGTTTGCTTTAA
- a CDS encoding type II toxin-antitoxin system prevent-host-death family antitoxin encodes MSAASILDSMVSVTSLNHGGASKALSQVGDNHPVVVLKNNQPSAVIITPADYRRLTQAEENFALYRKAVERLRNDDSTLLTDADVFGEDYEPIDDGFEPEFE; translated from the coding sequence ATGTCAGCCGCATCGATCCTTGACAGCATGGTCTCCGTCACCAGCCTTAACCACGGCGGAGCAAGCAAAGCATTAAGTCAGGTGGGCGACAACCATCCAGTCGTCGTACTCAAAAACAATCAGCCCAGCGCGGTCATAATCACGCCCGCCGACTATCGCCGGCTCACTCAGGCTGAAGAAAATTTCGCGCTATACCGCAAAGCCGTGGAACGCCTACGCAACGATGACAGCACACTGCTAACCGATGCAGACGTATTCGGCGAAGATTATGAGCCGATTGATGACGGTTTTGAACCAGAATTCGAATAA
- a CDS encoding peptide ABC transporter substrate-binding protein, with protein MSTSEEKTMKRNMLHRLVAMAAAGTVLMSVAACRSSSDDNAATSNSSDTSLISVNNSEPQNGLIPSDTNEMGGGKVIRYLFEGLVSFDAKGKQHLEVAESITPNEDATKYTIKLKKGWKFTNGEAVTAHSFADTWSFAANVKNAQKTSSRFSTIKGYDELQDPNVDPKATLSGLSTPDDYTLVVELNKPDSVFPTKLAHQSMFPLPSVAFKDIKKFGQAPIGNGPYKFKSWSHDKNIIIVPNKDYKGSRKVSNNGIEYRVYTNEDSAYSDVLSGNLDVMDQIPQSAVKTFRQDSSVIAYSQAGSSFQSFVIPERLEHFGNDEEGQLRRQAISMAINRDQIVKKVYNNTKTPATDFTSPLVPEYVKKLEKNGDNLKYNASKAKELWKKANAIKPWSGNFRIAYNADGGHKEWVDAVCNQIKNTLDIDAAGEPYATFSDVRNQVTNRTIKTAFRSGWMLDYPSAEDYLNPLYASSSADGHGSNDGDYKSEEFDKLLNAALAQTDVKKRTEDFTKAQEVLANDLPVIPLWNDNVAAVSATNVKNVSFDYTNLPTYNTITK; from the coding sequence ATGTCAACATCAGAGGAGAAAACAATGAAGAGAAACATGCTCCACCGCCTGGTCGCCATGGCCGCGGCGGGAACCGTGCTGATGTCGGTCGCCGCGTGCCGCTCGTCATCCGATGACAACGCCGCCACCAGCAATTCCAGCGACACCTCGCTGATTTCCGTGAACAACAGCGAGCCGCAGAACGGTCTGATTCCGAGCGACACCAACGAAATGGGCGGCGGCAAGGTCATCCGCTACCTGTTCGAAGGTCTGGTGAGCTTCGACGCGAAGGGCAAGCAACATCTCGAAGTCGCCGAGAGTATCACCCCGAACGAGGATGCCACCAAGTACACGATCAAACTGAAGAAGGGTTGGAAGTTCACCAACGGCGAGGCAGTAACCGCCCATTCCTTCGCCGACACCTGGAGTTTCGCCGCCAATGTGAAGAACGCGCAGAAGACCTCGAGCCGCTTCTCCACCATCAAGGGCTATGACGAGCTGCAGGATCCGAACGTCGATCCGAAGGCCACACTTTCCGGTCTTTCCACTCCGGACGACTACACGCTGGTCGTCGAGCTGAACAAGCCTGATTCCGTGTTCCCGACCAAGCTCGCGCACCAATCCATGTTCCCGCTGCCGAGCGTGGCATTTAAGGACATCAAGAAGTTCGGTCAGGCTCCGATTGGCAATGGTCCGTACAAGTTCAAGTCCTGGTCGCATGACAAGAACATCATCATCGTGCCGAACAAGGATTATAAGGGCAGTCGCAAGGTATCCAACAACGGCATCGAATACCGCGTCTATACGAATGAGGATTCCGCTTACTCCGACGTGCTGTCCGGCAACCTCGACGTGATGGATCAGATTCCGCAGTCCGCGGTGAAGACCTTCCGTCAGGATTCCAGCGTGATCGCCTACAGCCAGGCAGGATCCTCATTCCAGTCCTTCGTCATTCCGGAACGTCTTGAGCATTTCGGCAACGACGAAGAAGGCCAATTGCGTCGTCAGGCCATTTCCATGGCCATCAACCGCGACCAGATCGTCAAGAAGGTTTACAACAACACGAAGACCCCGGCCACCGATTTCACTTCACCGCTCGTCCCCGAATATGTGAAGAAGCTGGAGAAGAACGGCGACAACCTGAAGTACAACGCTTCCAAGGCCAAGGAACTGTGGAAGAAAGCCAATGCCATCAAGCCATGGTCCGGCAACTTCCGAATCGCCTATAATGCCGATGGCGGCCATAAGGAATGGGTCGACGCCGTGTGCAACCAGATCAAGAACACACTCGACATCGACGCCGCCGGCGAACCGTACGCCACGTTCAGCGACGTGCGCAACCAGGTGACCAACCGCACCATCAAGACCGCGTTCCGTTCCGGCTGGATGCTGGACTACCCGTCCGCCGAGGATTACCTCAACCCGCTGTACGCATCCAGCTCCGCCGACGGCCATGGTTCGAACGATGGCGATTACAAGAGCGAAGAATTCGACAAGCTCCTGAACGCCGCGCTCGCCCAGACCGACGTGAAGAAGCGCACCGAGGACTTCACCAAGGCCCAGGAAGTGCTGGCCAACGACCTGCCGGTGATTCCGCTGTGGAACGACAACGTCGCGGCCGTGTCCGCAACGAACGTGAAGAACGTGTCGTTCGACTACACCAACCTGCCTACCTACAACACCATCACCAAGTGA
- the murI gene encoding glutamate racemase: protein MASTAPIGVFDSGLGGISVAREIRRDMPNEHVLYFGDSANAPYGTKSPEQVRELSDVIVKRFVEQGVKAVVIACNTATSAAANELRDTYDIPIIGMEPALKVACDRGHGKRQRVIVAATPLTLRERKFAVLMDRFKADHTIFPEPCPGLVEIVEHGQLDDHDVVMRTLHQYFDQYDLSTIDSVVLGCTHFVFYRDYFRELLPDTAAIIDGNEGTVRHLGVVLESLGKLAPEDAEGSIDLANSDTSARIAQLAQSLLDR from the coding sequence ATGGCTTCAACGGCACCTATCGGCGTTTTCGATTCCGGTTTGGGGGGTATTTCCGTAGCGCGTGAGATCCGCCGCGACATGCCGAACGAGCATGTGCTGTATTTCGGCGACTCCGCGAACGCTCCGTACGGCACGAAATCGCCCGAACAGGTGCGCGAACTGTCCGACGTCATTGTGAAACGATTCGTGGAACAAGGCGTGAAAGCGGTCGTGATCGCCTGCAATACCGCCACTTCCGCCGCAGCCAACGAACTGCGCGACACATACGACATTCCGATCATCGGCATGGAGCCGGCATTGAAGGTGGCTTGCGACCGTGGTCACGGCAAGCGTCAGCGCGTCATCGTGGCCGCCACTCCCCTGACGTTGCGTGAACGCAAGTTCGCCGTGCTGATGGACCGTTTCAAGGCCGACCATACGATTTTTCCGGAGCCCTGCCCCGGTCTGGTGGAGATCGTGGAGCATGGGCAGCTTGACGACCATGATGTGGTGATGCGCACGCTGCACCAGTATTTCGACCAATACGATCTGTCCACGATCGACTCCGTTGTGCTCGGCTGCACGCATTTCGTGTTCTACCGCGATTATTTCCGCGAACTGCTGCCTGATACGGCGGCGATCATCGACGGCAATGAAGGCACCGTGCGTCACCTTGGCGTGGTGCTCGAATCGTTGGGCAAGCTCGCTCCGGAAGACGCGGAAGGCAGCATCGATCTGGCCAATTCCGACACTTCCGCACGAATCGCGCAGTTGGCGCAGTCGCTGCTTGATCGCTGA
- a CDS encoding isoaspartyl peptidase/L-asparaginase family protein translates to MSTNEAALPQSTVRVAQADPDGILLVIHAGAGNRGKKDTPERRAQVEQDLNRALEAGYALLEQGAPAEDAVCAAIRVMEDAPEFNAGRGAALTSEGIVSMDSCLMTGVDGEVGSACGLTTSKNPINVARAIKEKTKHVMFAKPGDNLLKEWGIELCDSEYFITPARQESLREAQSNGDEWEKHGTIGAVARDASGNIAAGTSTGGITNQMPGRVGDSPLPGCGTYANNDSVAISCTGIGEAFVKEVAAHQVSDRVLYAKEDPVEAAKAALDGVARHHGDGGMIVVPAHGDGAMVFNSEMMNCGWKSPKGSYVQS, encoded by the coding sequence ATGTCAACAAACGAAGCAGCATTGCCGCAGTCGACGGTCCGGGTTGCCCAGGCTGATCCGGATGGAATCCTTCTGGTGATCCACGCAGGCGCTGGCAATCGCGGCAAGAAGGACACGCCGGAACGTCGCGCCCAGGTGGAGCAGGATCTGAACAGGGCCCTTGAAGCCGGCTATGCGCTGCTGGAACAGGGCGCTCCGGCCGAGGATGCCGTCTGCGCGGCCATTCGTGTCATGGAGGATGCTCCCGAATTCAATGCTGGCCGTGGTGCCGCGTTGACGAGCGAAGGCATCGTGTCCATGGATTCCTGCCTGATGACCGGCGTTGACGGCGAAGTCGGCTCCGCATGCGGTCTGACCACGTCCAAGAACCCGATCAATGTGGCGCGCGCCATCAAGGAGAAGACCAAGCACGTCATGTTCGCCAAGCCGGGCGATAACCTGCTCAAGGAGTGGGGCATCGAACTGTGCGACAGCGAGTACTTCATCACCCCGGCCCGTCAGGAATCCCTGCGTGAGGCGCAGTCCAATGGCGACGAATGGGAGAAGCATGGCACCATCGGCGCCGTCGCACGTGACGCGTCCGGCAATATCGCAGCCGGCACCTCCACTGGCGGCATCACCAACCAGATGCCGGGCCGTGTTGGCGATTCGCCGCTGCCGGGTTGCGGCACTTACGCCAACAACGATTCCGTTGCAATCTCCTGCACCGGCATCGGTGAGGCGTTCGTCAAGGAAGTCGCCGCACACCAGGTTTCCGACCGTGTGCTGTATGCCAAGGAAGATCCGGTCGAGGCTGCGAAGGCCGCGCTGGACGGTGTGGCCCGTCACCACGGCGACGGTGGCATGATCGTCGTCCCCGCCCATGGCGACGGTGCGATGGTGTTCAACAGCGAGATGATGAACTGCGGTTGGAAGTCCCCGAAGGGCAGCTACGTGCAGAGCTGA
- the cas2 gene encoding CRISPR-associated endonuclease Cas2, with amino-acid sequence MMVVVAYDVSTETPEGKRRLRLVAKTCMKYGQRVQNSVFECSVSPSDYLVLVHDLLKIANIDEDSLRFYKLGARYADRIERYGHERSLPVNDVMMI; translated from the coding sequence ATGATGGTTGTGGTTGCGTACGATGTGAGTACGGAAACCCCTGAGGGGAAGCGTCGTCTTCGTTTGGTGGCGAAGACATGCATGAAATACGGACAGCGTGTACAGAACAGTGTTTTCGAATGCTCGGTGAGTCCTTCCGATTATCTGGTGTTGGTGCACGATTTGTTGAAGATTGCCAATATTGATGAGGACAGTCTGCGCTTTTATAAACTTGGCGCTCGATATGCGGATAGGATTGAGCGTTATGGGCATGAACGGAGTTTGCCGGTTAATGATGTGATGATGATATAG
- a CDS encoding DUF805 domain-containing protein, translating into MRFPYSGNGTWTPDYHCGFIDAVKRFFIGYMEFRGRSSRREFWLAMLFFIPVSVLIFLIPAAGTVSGILWMLATMVPIMAISFRRLHDANRTGWWFLLGHVGTILALAMLVVIAFGLVIIEIGMIMVIPHEPPKLDFHDPNSFPGMLLTLFYVSLGMAGISLIIQAFLYSLPSKPEGVRFD; encoded by the coding sequence ATGCGATTCCCCTACAGCGGCAACGGCACATGGACGCCCGACTACCACTGCGGTTTCATTGATGCCGTCAAACGTTTTTTCATCGGCTACATGGAGTTTCGGGGGCGTTCCAGCAGACGCGAGTTCTGGCTCGCCATGCTGTTCTTCATTCCGGTCAGCGTGCTGATATTCCTTATTCCGGCTGCCGGAACGGTGTCCGGAATACTGTGGATGCTGGCCACCATGGTACCGATCATGGCCATCTCCTTCAGAAGGCTGCATGATGCCAACCGCACCGGCTGGTGGTTTCTGCTTGGGCACGTCGGCACCATTCTGGCCCTTGCGATGCTGGTCGTCATTGCGTTCGGCCTGGTCATCATCGAAATCGGCATGATCATGGTCATCCCCCACGAGCCACCGAAACTCGACTTTCATGACCCGAACAGCTTCCCGGGAATGCTGCTCACGCTGTTCTATGTCAGCCTCGGCATGGCCGGCATCTCGCTGATCATCCAAGCATTCCTGTACTCGCTGCCCAGCAAGCCCGAGGGCGTCCGCTTCGACTGA
- the istA gene encoding IS21 family transposase, with amino-acid sequence MAIPMPKQQDIRRLDRQGVSRSEIARRPDVDRATVAKYADMDDMTPKPPTDRRRGSKIDPYAALVDGWLEADRRPPRKQRHTAKRVHDRLRAETEYDGEYTTTPEYVRRWREANRRGSDGYGELVWAPGVAQIDFGVAKARIAGELVDDHCLVVTFPHSNMRYVTSLPGENAECLCHGLVEVFEHIGGVPPVIVMDNATGAGRRNARGEVTPAAVLDVFDIKKSLSHKGNPYDNAVVESTNRPLKKELVYRNHCTTIERLRHDPDDYVWWSDNQRLRSALGYRSPKEFTEQGLVL; translated from the coding sequence ATGGCGATACCGATGCCCAAACAGCAAGATATCAGGAGACTGGACCGTCAGGGAGTGTCCAGGTCGGAGATCGCGAGGAGGCCGGACGTGGACCGCGCCACGGTCGCGAAATACGCCGACATGGACGACATGACGCCGAAACCGCCCACGGACAGGCGCCGCGGCTCCAAGATCGACCCGTACGCGGCGTTGGTCGACGGATGGCTCGAGGCCGACCGCAGGCCGCCACGCAAGCAGCGCCACACCGCCAAACGCGTGCACGACAGGCTCCGCGCGGAGACCGAGTACGACGGCGAGTACACGACGACGCCGGAGTACGTGAGACGCTGGCGCGAGGCGAACCGGAGAGGTTCCGACGGATACGGCGAGCTCGTCTGGGCGCCCGGCGTCGCGCAGATCGATTTCGGCGTGGCGAAGGCCCGCATCGCCGGCGAGCTCGTGGACGACCACTGCCTGGTCGTCACGTTCCCCCATTCGAACATGCGGTACGTGACGAGCCTGCCCGGGGAGAACGCGGAATGCCTGTGCCACGGGCTGGTCGAGGTGTTCGAGCACATCGGCGGAGTCCCGCCAGTGATCGTCATGGACAACGCCACCGGCGCGGGACGCAGGAACGCGAGGGGCGAGGTGACGCCCGCCGCGGTGCTCGACGTGTTCGACATCAAAAAATCGCTGTCACACAAGGGCAACCCCTACGACAACGCCGTGGTCGAATCGACGAACAGGCCGCTGAAGAAGGAGCTCGTGTACCGGAACCACTGCACCACGATCGAGCGACTGAGGCATGACCCCGACGACTACGTGTGGTGGTCCGACAACCAGCGGCTCCGCTCCGCCCTCGGATACCGGAGCCCGAAGGAATTCACCGAACAGGGACTCGTCCTCTAA
- the dapF gene encoding diaminopimelate epimerase produces MSIPSIVYKAHATGNDFVVYLDEDGTHEPTADEVRFLCDRHFGIGGDGLIRLAHPQAVSDVNERQIADCAAGDADWFMDYRNADGSLAEMCGNGTRAITLFAQRQGIADQPGGKPFHLGTRAGVKVLTSLGDVPGLGKDVFQVEMGAWKRGDVDGYEVTIPGTSGSARGTFVDMGNPHVVAVLEDAFASLPNVEDLDLVTKPVVAPEIPSDQNVEFVRIDEQSEGDDAGEATMRVNERGCGETLSCGTGLCATAITLRAKTGIDHWTITVRGGTLRVDVTDEDVKLTGSATIVGKIELL; encoded by the coding sequence ATGAGCATTCCAAGCATTGTTTACAAAGCGCACGCCACCGGCAACGATTTCGTGGTGTATCTCGACGAAGACGGTACGCACGAGCCGACCGCCGATGAAGTGCGATTCCTGTGCGACCGACATTTCGGCATCGGCGGCGACGGCCTGATCCGTCTGGCGCATCCGCAGGCGGTGTCCGATGTGAACGAAAGGCAGATCGCCGATTGCGCGGCGGGCGATGCGGACTGGTTCATGGACTACCGCAACGCTGACGGCTCGCTGGCTGAGATGTGCGGCAACGGCACACGTGCGATCACGCTGTTCGCGCAGCGGCAGGGCATCGCCGACCAGCCGGGCGGCAAGCCGTTCCATCTCGGCACCCGCGCCGGCGTGAAGGTCCTGACTTCGCTCGGCGATGTGCCGGGCCTCGGCAAGGACGTGTTCCAGGTGGAGATGGGCGCATGGAAGCGTGGCGACGTCGACGGTTACGAAGTGACCATTCCGGGCACGTCCGGTTCCGCGCGTGGCACGTTCGTGGACATGGGCAATCCGCACGTCGTGGCCGTGCTCGAGGACGCGTTCGCCAGCCTGCCGAACGTCGAAGACCTTGATCTGGTCACCAAGCCGGTCGTCGCGCCCGAGATTCCGTCGGACCAGAACGTGGAGTTCGTGCGCATCGACGAGCAAAGCGAAGGCGACGATGCGGGCGAGGCCACCATGCGCGTCAACGAACGCGGTTGCGGCGAAACCCTGTCGTGCGGCACGGGCCTATGCGCCACCGCCATCACGTTGCGCGCCAAAACCGGCATCGACCATTGGACCATCACCGTACGTGGCGGCACCTTGCGCGTCGACGTGACCGACGAAGACGTGAAGCTTACCGGCAGCGCCACCATCGTAGGCAAAATCGAACTGCTGTAA
- a CDS encoding vitamin K epoxide reductase family protein, with amino-acid sequence MDDDYTKPRGWRHGATWTYLIMLLASAVALLVSFILSADTLKMARNPGQKLNCDVNAVLSCSTVAESWQAEIVKFAGLSFPNAFFGIAAESVFVTIAVIGLSKVAVPRWFALCTWLGGLAALAYSYWLTTQSLFVINAMCPWCLVLMFSTTVQFMALSHATVAVQDMPSGHAGLRKYYRLNFDLMVDVVWIVALIVVILVKDGPMLFA; translated from the coding sequence ATGGACGACGACTACACGAAGCCGCGCGGATGGCGTCACGGCGCAACGTGGACGTATCTGATCATGCTGCTCGCTTCGGCGGTGGCATTGCTCGTATCGTTCATTCTGTCGGCGGACACGCTGAAAATGGCACGCAATCCCGGGCAGAAGCTCAACTGCGATGTGAACGCCGTGCTGTCCTGTTCCACGGTGGCCGAATCCTGGCAGGCGGAAATCGTGAAGTTCGCCGGATTGAGCTTCCCGAACGCGTTCTTCGGCATTGCCGCCGAATCGGTGTTCGTGACGATCGCGGTGATCGGATTGTCCAAGGTGGCCGTGCCGCGTTGGTTCGCGCTGTGCACGTGGCTGGGCGGCCTTGCCGCGTTGGCGTATTCGTATTGGCTGACCACGCAGTCGCTGTTCGTCATCAACGCGATGTGTCCGTGGTGTCTGGTGCTGATGTTCTCCACCACCGTGCAGTTCATGGCGTTGTCGCATGCCACGGTGGCCGTGCAGGATATGCCGTCCGGTCATGCTGGATTGCGCAAGTATTACCGGCTGAATTTCGATCTGATGGTCGATGTGGTGTGGATTGTGGCGTTGATCGTGGTCATTCTCGTCAAGGATGGCCCGATGCTGTTCGCCTGA
- a CDS encoding patatin-like phospholipase family protein, whose translation MANRTAMIDVGGGFRAIYGAGVMDRMLEDGIHVDHCYGVSAGSANMVSYISGQHGRNHTFYTQYAFRKEYASFDSYVKNHNYANLDYVYSTLSNHDGENPVDYEAFAANPTEFTVVACNADDGSTKYFDKSDVGYDNYDIMKASSAVPVACEPYVIDGVPYYDGGIADPIPVQKAIDDGYDRIVVILTRPKDTVREQKKDIGPATILKRTHPEAAEKLMNRYQTYNDEMALAKEYEKDGRVLILAPESMYGLNTLSKSFEGLERMYRAGYAAAAAIPAFLES comes from the coding sequence ATGGCCAACAGGACAGCGATGATCGACGTCGGCGGCGGTTTCCGCGCGATTTACGGCGCGGGTGTGATGGACCGCATGCTGGAGGACGGCATACATGTCGACCATTGCTATGGTGTTTCCGCCGGCAGCGCCAATATGGTTTCCTACATTTCCGGACAGCACGGGCGAAACCACACGTTCTACACGCAGTACGCGTTCCGTAAGGAATACGCGAGCTTCGACAGCTATGTGAAGAACCACAATTACGCGAACCTCGACTACGTGTACAGCACGCTGAGCAACCACGATGGCGAGAATCCGGTGGATTACGAGGCGTTTGCGGCGAATCCGACCGAATTCACCGTGGTGGCCTGCAATGCGGACGATGGTTCCACGAAGTATTTCGACAAGTCGGACGTCGGCTACGACAATTACGACATCATGAAGGCGTCATCGGCGGTGCCGGTGGCGTGCGAACCGTATGTGATCGACGGCGTCCCGTATTACGACGGGGGCATCGCTGATCCGATTCCGGTGCAGAAGGCCATCGATGACGGCTATGACCGCATCGTGGTGATTCTCACCCGTCCGAAAGACACCGTACGCGAACAGAAGAAGGACATCGGCCCGGCCACGATCCTGAAGCGCACGCACCCGGAGGCCGCGGAAAAGCTGATGAACCGCTATCAGACGTACAACGACGAGATGGCGTTGGCCAAGGAATACGAGAAGGATGGCCGTGTGCTCATCCTCGCGCCGGAAAGCATGTACGGCTTGAACACGCTGAGCAAGTCGTTCGAAGGTCTGGAACGCATGTACCGCGCCGGATATGCGGCGGCTGCCGCGATTCCAGCGTTCTTGGAAAGCTGA
- a CDS encoding PHP domain-containing protein: MSHVSYAEPPAQGWDIHCHTVFSDGTETPRTLVEQARKLGLHGVAIADHDTTAGWDEATEASEEIGLPLLLGTEITAVDEDVSVHMLAFQYDPSNEHISSMFANTRAARLRRTKRMVERLSQDFPITWDDVLAQVKEGERTTIGRPHIADALVAAGVYETRSDAFADAVSAKSKYYIPTPSPSTHEVIAAVKGAGGVVVAAHAGDPQRNRRLLSDEQLDAMIADGLDGLEVWHRGNPPEQRERLLTIAARHDLLVTGGSDWHGKGKPNGLGENLTDDDTVREILCRGVDLIGRVGSSHAA, translated from the coding sequence ATGAGTCACGTGAGTTACGCGGAACCACCCGCACAAGGTTGGGATATTCATTGCCATACCGTCTTTTCCGACGGTACGGAGACGCCGCGCACGCTGGTGGAGCAGGCAAGGAAGCTTGGCTTGCATGGTGTGGCGATTGCCGACCATGACACCACCGCCGGCTGGGACGAGGCGACGGAAGCCTCGGAGGAAATCGGTTTGCCGTTACTGCTGGGCACGGAAATCACCGCCGTCGACGAAGATGTGTCCGTGCACATGCTCGCCTTCCAATACGATCCGTCCAACGAGCATATTTCCAGCATGTTCGCCAACACGCGTGCGGCGCGATTGCGGCGTACGAAACGCATGGTTGAGCGGCTGTCGCAGGATTTTCCGATTACGTGGGACGATGTGCTCGCCCAAGTGAAGGAAGGGGAGCGCACCACAATCGGCCGTCCGCACATCGCCGACGCGCTGGTCGCGGCGGGCGTGTACGAGACGCGTTCCGACGCGTTCGCCGACGCGGTGAGCGCCAAATCCAAGTATTACATTCCCACGCCGTCGCCGTCGACGCACGAGGTCATCGCCGCCGTCAAGGGGGCGGGCGGTGTGGTGGTCGCCGCGCATGCGGGCGATCCGCAACGCAACCGCCGGCTGCTGTCCGACGAGCAGCTTGACGCGATGATCGCCGACGGCTTGGACGGCTTGGAAGTATGGCATCGCGGCAATCCTCCGGAACAGCGCGAACGATTGCTGACGATTGCCGCACGGCACGATCTGCTGGTGACCGGCGGCTCGGACTGGCATGGCAAAGGCAAGCCGAACGGTCTGGGCGAGAACCTTACCGACGACGACACCGTACGCGAAATCTTGTGCCGGGGTGTGGATTTGATCGGTCGCGTCGGCAGCTCACATGCCGCATGA